AATAATCAATTGATGTTCATATAATGACAGCGATACAAAGTTACGTAGCAAACTTCATTACTATTTCACGGCGCTGGGATTTTAAACCGCggtaaaattcaatataatgataatttgaataaacttaatttttacaggTCAAACACAGTTGCGTGTTTATAGACTTATTACTGTAGCTATTTATAACAAGATAGATATACTACTCTGGTAAGCAATTTGAAGAATTTTCCGACTGTATATCTCCAAACAACAACACTAACTGTGGAATACACCTCAACTCTTCTCCTGTTAGAGAACACCAATATACGTCACACAACCATATTTTTCTGAAACTGTCAACTTTACGGCTTTCCACTTATTTTCATTAACAAGTAATTTgccttaaaatttgttttattcttctaTTCATTCCAAGAccatatatgaaaaatattgggAAAACATTGAAATGAAATTAGCGCCATTTAACGAGATGtccatatattaaatttttctaccgggggaacattacaaatattataaataaagccaAACACCTATTTTCATGAAACAATAGTTTATGCCATATCCTTCCCTTGAACTTTCTAAAGTTTGGATAGTCAATCTATTTTAGGAGAATACTATTTATAGAGGTTTATGTTGTCAGTATCATGGTATTTGTATAGGTAGttaagggggggggggtataATGACATGCGTTTTTTATTTCCCCGCGATCGTAGCGGTTATGGCAGGAGTACGTGGACTCAAGACACCCGTCTCCCATTCAACACGAGTTGTAATGCAGCAGCGGAGTAAACTTAGTTCCACTAATACTTAGTACGTGTCCGTCCATGTACTGTCGCGCCGAGCACCGCATCCTTCAACGGCAACCGTGCCTCCTCTCTCGCCCCCGGCCAGCCTTATACCGGACCGGTTACGGGGTCCCTTATCATTGCCAGTTCCTACTCACACTACATAATTACAAGTATTTGCAGCTATTATCATTGttacataattacttttatttaattacatggTGATGTTGTAGTTAAATTGTCTATAATTCAGAAAGAATagaaaagtaatacaatttttaatgtatgtttttaaacataaacataaagcTAAGATGGATGAAAGCATGGCCAACTAGCtcgtaattatatttatattctatgatTCAGTTTGTTCTGTAAGACATGTTATGTATAGTTATTATTGAATGATATTAAgaagctaaataaatttgtataaagggaatatcttttaaaatattaatactttgtacGGTAATACgtttaaaagaataaaagaaaataaatatcgtCTATAATAATGATACTTACTTATAGATGAAACTAACTTATAATATGATTAATTCAGAATATTAACTTGAaacatgtttattgtattttggcCTGACTActgataaaatacaatacaattacaaataataatgacaatatttcattttacagtATTAATTCATTCACAGATcagaataaaaaacttattatgataataataattataaatgaagaagagatcagattgcagatctcgaaacgtagtgttattgattttcttaACGATGTGTTATTTAACTAGTgttaaatgtccggaaaaatcctgtttcttccATAATCATATAGcgttaatttataattgttgaaTGATATCAAGAACTGAACAAACTCGAAACAAGATTTAACATAACAAATAGGCCTACTTATATGTTGTACAAATGCGTTTACCAgcttaaaaggaaataaatatcacttataatattaataaattacaagtagatgaagttcatgaagtaattttgtttatattatattataaatttcgacattttaatagttttactttgtttttattcaataattgttaGTTTTCTATATTGGTATGACGTCAAGcccgtactcagaccggtttttttTCCGGAAAATGTTACCGGGACCCGGGCCGGGCCTCGCGACCATTTGAAGGAAGGCGGGACATGACGGGGCTCGGCCAAATATCTTTTCCGGGGCctgccaaagctgagtacggcccttGATTATGGATCCTTCTGAGGATCCATAATCAAGGGTACGGCCCTGGTATGAGGTTAAATGCTTCTGAGGGTTTGATAGCTTCTTAActctgcctctttaataaagtttttttacatttacattatacaataattaacatatccacttttaatacttcaaattagctctaaagaattaaaatattttggccttataaaaatacattatacttaAAGATTAGTAGGCTGTTAATGTTTTACTGTGgcgatttaaatttaaaattataataattatttaactgaaaTAGGAAATGGTTTATTTGTAATTGATTGAAGACGGAGATGTTTATAATAACGTATCATTTTACAGCAACAGATAAAGCGACCATGTAACTTGTGCtacacaataacaattaataaatagctctttaaattaattaaacattggaaagtaaaatgtaatttattgtaaacaatatattaatagacATACGATAGACTTTAAAAAAAGTTGGTACGTGTAGTGTGTTAGATTTCGTTACGTTAAACCAATTAGGtcttttattaaaacagaactatCCTCTAAGCTTCCTCAAAACATGGCATGGAGGAATGATACAAAATAAGTCCTAATGAgcatttatctatttattaccACTATTTACCTCAGGTTTTCCAAAAAATAGTTTACTGTGGGCGTCAGCTGTTGTGTTGTTTTGGTTAATTGGGATCCAGTCTAGTGAAAAAAAGAAGGACAGAGTACATAGATTGTGatctattaaatgaaaattacagCCTTCAATGTTACTAGGGGATGTTTCGTCGATAATGTCTCCTGTTCCAGTGAATCCTTTGAGAAGGTCCTTATCCAATATGTGAACAGATTAGTATGCTGAGAAGGAATTTAATTTCATAGACTAAGAAATACAGTAAATGCTAGGAAAGAATTTACATCCTTTAATATTTGGATGGCACCTCAATCGGAGTCTTTGGTGTACAATTAACTCTGAATTGCTCGCTAGGTAAGATGAGGGTCGCGAGGATCGTTTTGCTACCACGTAGTAGGGCATTCGGCCAATTTAGTCATATTATAAGAACACATGGGCatcaaaaaaaaaagatttaaaattgaaatagttcaaataaactttcgaataaaaattgtttactttgtaCTATTCGCTGATTATTAATAGTTGTATACTGGTTAAGGCTAAACACAGCATTATTGGATTTGTAAAAATCGAACAATAAAAATATCCCTTCCACCTTAGTCAAAAGGAAGGTAGATTTTTACGTATGGTTAAAACCAAACTGGATATGCATTATAAGTTTAGAAGTATAGTTTGTACAACACTGATAGTATGACGACTCCTTAACGGTCGGTATGGTATGCGTTCTGTCCTAATACTAGGCCTACTCTAATTTTGGAGTTCGATTTCAAATGGAGAAATTTATATCTGGTCCAACTGCGAGTTTGGCTATAAGATTCTGGATTTATCgtacttgtaaattaaaaattttaatttcaatgtaagTAACTAATCATTTagtcgtttttattattttatacctttCCTACTTTTACTCAAATAAGATGCATTGTATGCCATGGTCTACGTACTGgtatgatgtaaaatataattttaagtcaCCAAATGCAATGTAAACATTATGTTTGATTATTCGTGTGAATAACTGGCCCATATTGTTGCAGAGAGGATGCAGCATGAGAGATGCTTGTGGGTGCTGCTGTTAGCGCTACTGGCGGCCGTTATTGGAACCAAGGGTGACGAGTCTCCGCCACCTTCTTCAATACAGAACGTTGCCGAACATTTATCGGTAAGAAGATTCTCCAACTGTTTATCACTCCTTTATAACACGTATAAGGCTAGTTGCACtcacaccgattttggacgaccgattttttaccggccgtccaaattccaatagtgaactgaatgagggaacggaacctggcacacacgccgacagctgatcggcgccagttcactattggaatttggacggctGGTAAAAATCGGTtgtccaaaatcggtgtgtgtgcaactagcctaaCATTAATCGTAATAATATTGCAGCATTCGTCATTAACAATTTTAAGACACTTCAAATAAGTTTGGCGTTTGTCATGAAATCCTGAATCTTTTATATCATGATTTCCTGGAGAATCAAAATTTCTATTTgaattcaaaatctaaaaatgttatttcaatattatgtaatttcaATGTTACTGGCattttaacactttatatatttttgatctgGCATTACAattaagaaattatgttttattttttgttaagtgTGGCAGAATGAGTATTGAACAATAAGTTCCATACCGTTTGCtagtatttttaaatggaaacttAATAACTTTAATGCGATACATAAATATAAGGGAAACATGTATATGATGAGTAAAAAAGAAGAATGGCCATAACCACTTTGAACAgcactgataaaatatttttatttctaattgcGCAGTatgatagaaataaaaaatagaacgTCTATAACCACTCTGAGTAGCACTAAtaagaaagataaaattaattgcGCAGCATACCATCATATTTGAGGAGTAAAAGCACGCAATCCCATTACTGCTGTCTGCTTTGAACATCATTGATAAAACGTTATAAAAGTAATTGCGCAGTATACCATCATAATACGTGAATAGGAAATACAATAGTAAGTAGTAAGAGTATTGCAGATTATCTAATCTATCGGTAGATGATCTTTTAGAATATAGCTTTTAATATATAACAGTGATCTTATCGTATCTAATAATTTCATGATTTGCTTTAAAAGATAAGTTTAAAGAAAGCCATTATGCTTTAGGATTCTTTATCGGATACGGTCACGATGTATTATTCAAATGTTATCAAAGATTAACGATTAAACTTCAACTTATCACAGAGTAAATAATTGACCTTTGACGTTCAATTTCCTAACTGGTTATTCTGCTCGGCTGAGTGTAACAATATTGATCATTCAAATGTTACACTTAAGTCGCAGTTTAAGCATTCTACCCAAAAAGAACTACAAAAAGATCAGTTTTGAAAACTTGACTTCTTCTTCAAAAGTATCTACCGATTGTAAAATTACGCCCTTTGTGTAAACTTCAAGTCAAACTTCTCTCTAGCTGATatcttttattgttaaaactttgACCTAACGAACTCTTTGTGGCCTTCTTCATATCTGATGAACTGTTTTATCGAGTACCTTGGTAGTGCAGTATTCAATGGTTTCACAGGAACCACAAAATGTACTGTAACTTGGTACACAACATGTAccaaaagtattgtttaatatgttaaactaaaaattgttattttgagtTTCACACTATCAGAACATTTCGCTAGCATAGCCTAAAGACATTTCGCTACTACTATTTCAGTAAACTAACATACGAGTAGATAGGAGAGGAAGATGCTGATGTGTAAAGGTGTGTAAGGGGTAATCGTAATGGAAAAAACCCCTACTAAAGAAAGAGAGAAATGTattgatagaaatatttttccTTATCTTGAGACggaaaataatttggaaattgaGATATCGAGAGGAAAAGGAATTTTTGGAGACTATCAAAGACTAGCATCAAAAGTGTTTCGATATTTTTTAGCGTAAATAGAAACGAGCATCTCCTCTAGTACAGAAAAACTAAACTCATGGGTTAATGTTTATTCTAAGGACCATCCATAATGGCAGATCTATCCATTAAAAATGGGTTTCCTACTATTTCTCTTCGATACTACAAGGAAATGCAAGCGAAAAGGAGTGGGTACAGCTAGTTTATTCAAAGAcgtatataaatcaaattatacaCAATTAATCACTCCATCATTGTTTTCTTTCAGcaaatagttaaattttgaaataatggaAACTTTTACAACTTATTTCTATTCAAACgaatctttataattttatttctttgttatgtTTCCACAATGGTTGAAAGACGTAGAAGTAGAATTGCCCGAAGCCTTATAGACATTCAATACCTCCCGCTCCCCTGCCAGCTACGCGACCAATTAACTTTGTTAACCGTTATTTTCGTGGTCAAGATCACGTTACTAAATACCTCTGCCGTTGtctcttaaaaaaataagatttttttaaacaaacattacaaactgcgtataaaaatatatgtaaacaaaaacCAAGTAATAATCTTATTAATTTATCTCAATTTTCTGTACTAATTGATAAATTGAAACAATGTATTTACAATGATGTAAAAAATTATCCTAATATTGGaggaaatactattttttaaattctggtcttgaaatttctataaaaacaaaatactataaaatataaatactattttagtgTAGGATACAGATTAATAATAAGCATAAGGTTCAGATTAATGTCAACTTCAGTACTTCAATCTAACTAACTTCATGGTAACTATATtgctgtatacagggtgtcccaagaATAACTAATTTATCACACAACAAGTACATTGAACCAATGCTTTCGTCTAGTAATTTTTACTTACAGTATGTACTTATGTTAACGTATCATCACATCTAAATATGTGAAACTGTCCACTAAACCATTATTGGAGTAATTATGATACAATCAAATCACGAATGTCAAGTCTGACTAAGCATTGTATGTGTACCTCATTAAATTACATCGATGAAACATTCTGCTACCAAATTACATGGAGCAAACATTCGGAAAAGCTTCTAAAAACGACATCTAGCTCAACAATGGCGGATAACTTTACACGCATTGTTGCTGAAATCGACTTTCAAGTGGCCTCTGTCCCATGGGCTAAATGTGGGAATCGGTTGGAGCTATTGTTGATTGTTTGTTATTGGAAGCGATACTGTCATTGTAGTTGCACTCTCAAATGTATTCAACtgtattttaaatctgtgtaatTGTTGTAAGTAGCCGTTACCCATTCCTAATATGAATCCAAATTCATAAATTTGGATTGTTGATTGTTTGTTATTAGAAGTGATACTGTCATTGTCATTGCACTCTCAAATGTATTCAACTGTATTTTAAGTATATGTACTTGTTGTAAGTAACTATTACCAGTAATAATAAGAATCCAAATTCATCAATTTGGATTGTTGATTGTTCGTTATTAGATGCGATATTGTCATTGTCATCGCACTCTCAAATGTATtcaactgtattttaaatatgtttaattgttataagTAACTATTATGAATACCAATTCATCAATTTGCGTTGTgtgatgatattgttattttatataatgtttcagCTTATCTCGTAAGCGCACTCATTGTAAATTCAACGctaaactttgatttttattttattttatttatcaatattgaaatttcaatggtcctagaaaaaacttaaataagggtttttgtcaaaattttattgtttccagACAAAGCGGGTATTACAAACGCCGTCTAGTTGACAAGACATACAGTTAGTTAAGTTGCCTTTGTCTACCGTATCATGAGTACTGCAAGAAGTTGTAGTTGCCGGAGAATTATTTAACAAAAGCCTTCATTACTTTGGTGACGTAGGCTCTTTGCCtaagttaatatattacaaatgcTATTATGAACTTGGTAAAATTGTTATAGCTGCCAGAAAAGAAGGGTATTGCAAGTTCTGTCTAGGGTTTGTCGAAATGGAACTTGTAGGCTGCATTAATACAGAATAgaatatgatatattttgtttcatgacAACTAAAtacatcttaaaaattatattcctccatatgtttaaaacattgattgattgattgattgatttatttatttatttccaaaatttatgtacagagtcaaatataatacataacaaaaatattataggaaattatccccacatgggcatcagcctgtgtgtggggaaacgagttcctcagtctgcactaccaataacacaaaaaaaaacctaaattaaaataaggaaatgaactgtcatcaataaaaacattttcattaacaaatgaaaaatgaagatttaacctctaaaataaaccatacaaggccagaccatggaatacatgagtaaatccagttaataaataatctaaaatttgaaaggaatatacttatttagaaaatacaatttgaagacttaaaaatgtaatttataaaaacttgtgacttacataaaaaagagcaatcagaaagacttaattaaaaattagccgatataagtagagagagatttggaccacacctgcacacccacgcacacacactaaaacacacacacacacacacacacacacacacacacacacacacacacacacacacacacacacacacacaccaatcacgcacccGCACACTTGCTCGCACCACATGtcctcgttggcctgcagtcaaaacgattgtacagactcaccaaacactcagactaacattgattgtaatacaaaaatataacagaaatttaatacataaaaaagcatatctaggtgtagattgaggaaaaatactgacgaaatccatctcgcccagcatttactaaccatttattgactaattttttgtacgtactaatagtgcaaggtcttgggttttttataaagtatggtaatttcgagaaaattatatgagcaatgATGAAAATTTCAAATGATGTTTCAGTATTTAATATGGTAATAATATGCTAAATAATATACTAcccttatattaaaattgtaaaaatatgttatggtGTGCGGATAAGACAGTTACTACTAATGCTGTCAAGAAAATTACAAGCCCATTACAGGCTGAAcaacttcatttctgtctgtctgtctgtctgtctgtcagcaggATACCTCTAAAATGAACTGGTTTATAGGCTTGAAATTGtgtaaaatgctttatttctatatgagcaacactgagtccgattttgtccttgggatttatCTGACCCTTAgcaagtatttttatattggtcttatggataactatgATGTAATGGGCTATATATGCActgttgcatgaaacttcagcAACATGTGATCTTATGTACTCCTACCCTATAATGATGGTATTCGCATTACAGAAATAGGAGATACGGTAGTAAAGTAAAAcagttacagtttaatttaaagtatttcacATATACGATTTTTAGGGGTGGCGTTCTGTAAAAGTTACTAAACAATACTCATAAGAGGGAAAAATATACTGGTGCGAGAACTTATTTTTGATACTCGTTTACTTCCAACAAAGCTAAAAGGTCAAGATTTAGGACAAAAAATAACTGCCGTGTATGGTAAAATTTTATAAGACAGAGAGTTCAGGTTTCTACTTTATGCATAATTGTgagtgataaatatttaaatgtatgcaaTTCTATTGTTTGTTTGATATCgtatagaaatgtttataaaaataacctaaGCGGATGTTTAGAAAGATTATTTATGAGTGCATATTCGTTCCATTAATTGTCTCTTACAGTTTTGCTGATTTGTACTTATTGGTATTCTATTATTACCaccattaatttatttcatgGTGAGTTTTAGATATTCAGATTTTAAACGAGATCCtgactaattttttttagatattttcaaagGAAACCCATGGTTGTTCAAATAAACGAAGTTTTATTGTTCTGAGAACTTATTTCACATAGTATTTCGAATATATTTTACCCCCTAAAGTGTAAtgattagttaattttttttcttttaagtaaatactttcattaattattttttataacagtttttaaaatttgtctaaaaTGAAAAAAGGCTATCAATACTACAAATAGAAAATTGTTTGAAGTATTAAACTCAACCACTATCTATTCTAAAACTATTGACtattttttctagtaaattatactttgtgtttcttgtaatatatgttatataaattaactcATTATGTTATGTtacattatgttatgttattcaactcatattctttatttgtttcaGGCGCAAACACCGACGTTCGATGAGGATGAAGAAGAGAAAAGGGCGTGGAGAGACATGAATGCGGGCTGGGGGAAGAGGGGATGGCAGGATCTGCAAAACGGTGGTTGGGGAAAGAGAGGGTGGCAAGATCTCCAGAACGGAGGATGGGGAAAGAGGGGGTGGCAAGATCTTCAGTCCGGTGGATGGGGGAAAAGGGGATGGCAAGACCTGGGTAATTCAGGATGGGGCAAGAGATCCTGGAAGGATCTTTCCTCATCAGGTTGGGGCAAACGAGCTTGGAAAGATCTGTCGTCTAGTGGCTGGGGAAAGCGGGGTTGGCAAGATCTTGATGTAAGTAATCTTTACtgctaatacattttattgatctTATGTTATTTCAACAATTAACAGTTCCCTAGCATCCAATCAATTTATTAGAAGCTAATATTGGGGACTGTTATAATcgtaaatgtattaatatgaacgcattttataattattgctatCGTTTTAGATATAAGCCTAATCCGtgttcattacaaaattttcaatgttaaaacgTCAATGGATTACGTTGTCCCAAGTACTTCATTCCCATGTCTGTAACAATAGTTTGTATTCGGGGAGAAAATTGCTTAAAAGATGAACTAAATTACCAAATCAAATCCACTGCAACTCAGCTCATCCGTCTGCACGTAAATAGTATATGATATATCTTGTGGTGTCTATTATACATTTCAGATCGTAATACGTGTTTATAGATGCCAGATTAGTTGAATACCTTTACCCTAGACTAGTGGTAAGATTGCTGCTCTGCACACAATATGTCGCTGGTTCGATTCTAGGTGAGATCTAtagattttcaaattattttgaaaagctTTCTCTTAAAATGatcaattacaataatacaaaaataaaaatgtaacccCTTAAAAACCTAATTACTCGTATATTATTAAGTCACCTTAGCCTTTAATAATAGTGGTGTacgaaaatgttaataaaaatcatGGCTACTACTTAAAACCTTAATCATTTATCGTgtatttctaattataaattaagctttCAATTACTTTTGTAGCTTGTTTTATTTGTCAACCACTTGgttttgaacattttcaaataaacgATAGCAGTAAAAATCGTCCATATGATTTACTTCTGAGAGTGTACAATTATATCATACAGAATTACATTACgttgaaaacttttaattaattaggcTAGCCAACAAATTTATCGAAATAACTCTTCTAAGTAAGATGTTTAGTTGCTTTATGTACCAACTGCCTTTCCAAACTTCCAACGCCTGTTTTGTTGAAATTTCCAAagatatgaaaatttatttttcactctTCACTTCAATCCTTCCTAGCCATGACTGTCCTAAAATAACCGTTAATTTACCCTtctaaatttcatataaatttgagCTGGAAATGCTAGAAGTGTAAACTAGATGTGCTATAAGTGTGAGCTAGAAGTACTAAACTGATGCCCGATGTTTTAAACAACTGGATTTAGTTTAGAATATCCAATTACGCATTAATAGATCAATTTGTCAGATACTCGCCTACCGCTTGGTTACGTCATTACTGGCTATCAATAGATGTGACGAATTTCCCAACTTGTTATATCAACACGGTATCAAGTGACTCATCTACTGCTGATTCATTCTCTCATATTATTTAGAATATCCGGATTTTCTGCTTCTAAGTTAGATACAATAGTCGAGTTTCCGTGGGTTTACATTCGTCCttcaacattataaaaatacatatatcgCGATATTAGTTGGTTTATTTCTACAGTAGGaaacattgctttaaaattatttatttttcgtttcaATTTcggaattttgaaaatttagaattgcTTTATGTTTTTAAGTGCTTGAATATGTTTTTACCCTACATATCAATGTGTATCTACCCTATGAATATCAGAAACACGGAAGTTTTTGGAGAATGGTGTTTGAATGTCTGGACGTTTGGAATTTCGATACACAAAATCGATTGGACAGATTTGGACAACACATGGCATGTATGATTAGATATGAGAATAACAcgtagcaatatttttatttcaaaatattactgactataaaaatacatattccaAATTTTGATACCTGCATGAATAAAATACAATCTTAATAAGCTGTATACAGTTATAACagtattattatgttaattttactatttatggcAGCAGTTACCAGTTTGTTCATTTTGATACtcgaaattaatttcatttttcaccGTGGAGTGGAGTTCgagttatttttaagttacttataCTTAAGCTGTTTCACTCTCAAATTTCAGAgccccaaattttaattttaatggatgaGGAGGTTACTGACTTACATTTACCTTTCAGTTACTGTTACTTATCTCAAGAGAGTTTTAAATATCATTCAAAAGAAAAATGACATGTCTCTGATTTTCATTAGGAGCTGAAATTGCTAGTAGTTacctatattaataatattaactaaaagaacaaaataatctgtatagtgttaaattaaaaaccgATAATGTTTAGTTCAgtctaaacaaaattataacattgtttcttaatcaactgattttaaaaaaattgttcactCCATAGGTTTATGAATCAACTAACTGATTCAATACACtttccatttatttttctatattgaaTCACCATCTCAGGTTCGTGTTGACATACAATGTGTATCTCCTTTGTTTACTTCATATACAGTGTGCGTTGTCCTCTGCCATAGATATGTTTCTGTCGATCaaataaagtaaacataatttgtaatacgTAGATAGATATTCTAGTTCTGGATTGTCTGAAAATATGCTTTTGTATTGGTAATTACATTTTATGCTGTTTATGTCCTGTATCAGcagtgtttattacatttttcgttgtcttatttttggaatacttaaaaatacactttaaacgttttaaataaataaacttaacatatacataaattaacaaatatactTAGGTACTAAAATGCTAAATTGAATACTCTATATATGGATAGCATTTATAGCAATTAAATAACATGTAACTTAATTAATCACAGCACAATGTTAATTAATGATGCCAACAAATAAtcacaattgtataaaaataatgtacctGATGATAATTCAGAACACTATATGACAAGACAGTACTGCTTGTAGACAATTGGAGctattcttattttattcatatcaaTTATATGCCTGGAACATTTAAATACCAGGAGTCTTCCTTCAAATTGTGAGCAGGATCAACtgtactgaaaaatttaaattgttgtatattCAGTATCTGATTTTTTTGTGGTGTACAATCAACTAAACGCTAAAATTCCGTTCATCATCTGAGTGTCGATAAGGCAGTTTAGCTCGTGCGATTGCAGAGTTTAGCTTTATTTCACCTTCCGCTCCATACATCATCTAAAAACTCACACCATACTCACCAttgctatgttatgtgtagaactTATTTCGTGTCACCGTCCAACCAGCATAGGATAAAGCCATTACTGTGTTCCATACAGCCATATGACGCTCATGCTCCGCAATCTCCATTTTATAGTGACTAATATCA
This Homalodisca vitripennis isolate AUS2020 chromosome 3, UT_GWSS_2.1, whole genome shotgun sequence DNA region includes the following protein-coding sequences:
- the LOC124357501 gene encoding prothoracicostatic peptide-like isoform X1; this encodes MQHERCLWVLLLALLAAVIGTKGDESPPPSSIQNVAEHLSAQTPTFDEDEEEKRAWRDMNAGWGKRGWQDLQNGGWGKRGWQDLQNGGWGKRGWQDLQSGGWGKRGWQDLGNSGWGKRSWKDLSSSGWGKRAWKDLSSSGWGKRGWQDLDGGWGKRDSYLDFEDEDSSDEDKRAWSGLRGTWGKRAAADWQSFRGSWGKRDPAWNNLKGLWGKRSVDSRTGIPKSYCHILQRMTGVRCN
- the LOC124357501 gene encoding prothoracicostatic peptides-like isoform X2, producing the protein MQHERCLWVLLLALLAAVIGTKGDESPPPSSIQNVAEHLSAQTPTFDEDEEEKRAWRDMNAGWGKRGWQDLQNGGWGKRGWQDLQNGGWGKRGWQDLQSGGWGKRGWQDLGNSGWGKRSWKDLSSSGWGKRAWKDLSSSGWGKRGWQDLDGGWGKRDSYLDFEDEDSSDEDKRAWSGLRGTWGKRAAADWQSFRGSWGKRDPAWNNLKGLWGKRSVDSRTGMKESPEELSRDE